The proteins below come from a single Zea mays cultivar B73 chromosome 8, Zm-B73-REFERENCE-NAM-5.0, whole genome shotgun sequence genomic window:
- the LOC100192830 gene encoding leucine-rich repeat (LRR) family protein precursor, with product MMTREAVLLSLLFCLAAAGEAVSLVSQGEAAELAVSVDPSWRFPSQRLRDAYLALQTWKQQAIFSDPRGFTADWVGPGVCNYTGVFCAPLPRGVPGAGELSVAGVDLNHGDIAGYLPTELGLLADLSLLHLNSNRFCGLVPATLRRLRLLVELDLSNNRLVGPFPAVVLDLPALKFLDLRFNEFEGAIPPELFDRPLDAIFLNHNRLRSPLPDNLGNSPASVIVLADNSFGGCLPASIGNMSGTLNEILLINDGLDSCVPPEVGLLREVTVFDVSFNSLVGPLPQQVAGMRKVEQLDVAHNRLSGSVPEAICDLPRLKNLTIAYNFFTGEPPSCARVVPRGGDTKNCLPSRPAQRTPQQCAAFYSQPPVDCASFQCKPFVPVPPLPPPPPSYPGPLPPVYPMPYASPPPPAHYR from the coding sequence ATGATGACTAGGGAGGCTGTGCTGTTGTCCCTCCTCTTCTGCCTCGCCGCTGCCGGCGAGGCAGTGTCACTGGTGAGCCAGGGCGAGGCGGCGGAGCTGGCGGTGTCGGTGGACCCGTCGTGGCGCTTCCCCAGCCAGCGGCTGCGGGACGCGTACTTGGCGCTGCAGACGTGGAAGCAGCAGGCCATCTTCTCCGACCCCAGGGGCTTCACCGCCGACTGGGTGGGCCCGGGGGTCTGCAACTACACTGGGGTCTTCTGCGCGCCGCTGCCGCGGGGGGTGCCGGGCGCCGGGGAGCTCTCCGTCGCGGGCGTCGACCTCAACCACGGCGACATCGCGGGCTACCTCCCGACGGAGCTCGGCCTCCTCGCCGACCTCTCGCTGCTCCACCTCAACTCCAACCGTTTCTGCGGCCTCGTGCCCGCCACGCTCCGCCGGCTCCGCCTCCTCGTCGAGCTCGACCTCAGCAACAACCGCCTCGTCGGGCCGTTCCCGGCCGTCGTTCTCGACCTCCCGGCGCTCAAGTTCCTCGACCTCCGCTTCAACGAATTCGAGGGCGCCATCCCGCCGGAGCTCTTCGACCGCCCGCTCGACGCCATCTTCCTCAACCACAACCGCCTCCGCTCGCCGCTCCCCGACAACTTGGGCAACTCGCCGGCCTCCGTCATCGTGCTCGCCGACAACAGCTTTGGCGGATGCCTCCCGGCCAGCATCGGCAACATGTCCGGCACGCTCAACGAGATCCTCCTCATCAACGACGGTCTCGACTCCTGCGTCCCGCCAGAGGTCGGCTTGCTCCGGGAGGTGACCGTCTTCGACGTTAGCTTCAACTCTCTCGTCGGCCCGCTGCCGCAGCAGGTGGCCGGGATGCGCAAGGTGGAGCAGCTGGACGTCGCGCACAACCGCCTGTCGGGGTCCGTCCCGGAGGCCATCTGCGACCTTCCGCGCCTCAAGAACCTCACCATCGCATACAACTTCTTCACCGGCGAGCCGCCGTCCTGCGCGCGCGTGGTGCCACGAGGCGGCGACACGAAGAATTGCCTACCCAGCCGCCCCGCGCAGCGCACGCCGCAGCAGTGCGCCGCGTTCTACTCGCAGCCGCCCGTCGACTGCGCCTCTTTCCAGTGCAAGCCGTTTGTCCCTGTtccgccattgccgccgccgccgccatcgtACCCCGGCCCCTTGCCACCGGTATACCCCATGCCGTACGCATCGCCTCCGCCACCTGCGCATTACCGATGA